In the Solanum pennellii chromosome 5, SPENNV200 genome, one interval contains:
- the LOC107019247 gene encoding uncharacterized protein LOC107019247, which produces MGNENVRDDMFVIKVNGKELHFGLKEFVAITGLKCGPVSDFVSDPHVQNRLIAENFGDFNKVSKSDFYYKFKLHNFWEEDDKLKIGILYFISSFLTASDPSKTTIPKLYFDLVESGQYATFPWANECFNLTLKACNKKFKKNPSSFKFSQFHIALQIWFYECCHPFDNTIAIRVSNRTPRILNWKTPNDVIFFDDLKKTIFRTHGNQHKFRNIVLSEEELNLMDETIINQSSSHQDSENPRSSENRAVHSEHKVQGLRAEIAEVKTELKELKITVHKHMADIKIYVDNSTKMIIDEIRLSRGEQIPEEQPEENVNHHAAQYDPTDMPTETIPQQVQSSNTAAQKSTDDCLNVDASTASKSKPPTLDDYPDFTMTQIIALDPILNATTTPNLRTRNKNVGKYDSSPYIRMSEGESSSNRVPTFCQIKHPFQNHNGFDVPDEMIEEFNKWVFKDVSSRRGRKAAYSKIKNSFHPQMDFGVVKIGEKDFFHIMSQPGRPWEDGHINTIMYYLRKKAKYSQNVTSYSTVDCWFMAWVDNIEKQWRQSQCDMRCISPDHDVGQCIRGYKLLANIPWDRFNEVIIPVNINDKFHWFLVVFRIRSRCLYVYDSMMGGSVHSRKVKEAVDKLATMIPLFLTSTGFYGKRLDLYANNLPDYQQKSHSEPLSIKNVTHVPQQEESSNDCGLYTSLFAEYMSNGVFDMSHIDIDSTYHRQRYATLLWHYGKSKNDEGAISESEVTGTVASKKGGPRTHKEQVMDTTNYPTPKFRIRK; this is translated from the exons ATGGGGAATGAAAATGTAAGGGATGACATGTTTGTCATTAAAGTAAATGGTAAAGAGTTACATTTTGGTCTAAAAGAGTTTGTTGCTATAACTGGTTTGAAATGTGGACCTGTTTCTGATTTTGTTTCAGATCCACATGTTCAAAATAGACTCATTGCTGAAAATTTTGGAGATTTTAATAAAGTATCCAAGTCTGATTTTTATTACAAGTTTAAATTGCATAATTTTTGGGAAGAAGATGATAAACTAAAAATCGGGATCCTGtactttatttcttcatttctcACTGCATCAGACCCTTCAAAGACAACAATTCCaaaattgtattttgatttGGTAGAGTCTGGACAGTATGCCACTTTCCCTTGGGCAAATGAGTGTTTTAATTTAACACTCAAAGCTtgcaataaaaaattcaaaaaaaatccaTCGTCATTCAAATTCAGCCAGTTCCACATAGCACTGCAGATATGGTTTTATGAGTGTTGTCATCCATTTGACAACACCATTGCTATACGTGTTTCAAATCGCACACCGAGAATACTGAACTGGAAGACACCGAATGACGTCATTTTTTTTGACGATTTGAAGAAAACAATTTTCAGAACTCATGGGAATCAG CATAAATTCAGAAATATTGTCTTATCGGAAGAAGAGTTAAATCTAATGGACGAAACCATTATAAATCAGTCCAGCAGCCACCAGGATTCAGAAAATCCAAGATCATCGGAAAATCGTGCTGTTCACAGTGAACATAAAGTTCAAGGATTGAGAGCCGAAATTGCAGAG gTTAAGACAGAGTTGAAAGAACTCAAAATCACT GTTCACAAGCACATGGCTGATATCAAGATCTATGTTGATAACTCCACCAAAATGATAATTGATGAGATTCGATTGTCAAGAGGAGAACAAATACCTGAAGAACAACCagag GAAAACGTCAACCATCATGCTGCACAATATGATCCAACAGACATGCCTACAGAGACAATTCCACAACAAGTCCAAAGTTCAAACACAGCTG CTCAAAAATCAACGGATGATTGTTTAAATGTTGATGCATCTACAGCGTCAAAATCAAAACCACCAACATTGGACGATTATCCTGATTTTACCATGACACAAATAATTGCCCTGGATCCGATTCTTAATGCCACCACGACTCCAAATCTGCGAACAAGAAACAAGAATGTGGGTAAATACGACTCTTCTCCTTATATCAGAATGTCGGAAGGAGAAAGCAGTTCAAATAGAGTACCTACATTCTGTCAAATCAAACATCCATTCCAAAATCACAATGGATTTGATGTACCAGACGAAATGATTGAGGAGTTCAATAAATGGGTTTTCAAAGATGTGTCGAGCAGACGTGGCAG AAAAGCAGCTTATTCCAAGATTAAAAACtcatttcatcctcaaatggactTTGGCGTTGTCAAAATCGGAGAGAAAGatttttttcacataatgaGTCAACCGGGTAGACCTTGGGAGGACGGG CATATCAATACAATAATGTATTATCTCCGAAAGAAGGCAAAATACTCCCAAAATGTCACTTCTTACAGTACTGTTGATTGTTGGTTTATGGCATGGGTTGATAACATTGAGAAACAGTGGAGACAATCACAATGTGACATGAGATGCATATCACCGGACCATGATGTTGGACAATGCATTAGAGGATATAAGCTGCTTGCTAACATTCCGTGGGATAGGTTTAATGAAGTAATCATCCCAGTCAACATCAATGACAAATTCCACTGGTTTCTTGTTGTATTCCGAATCAGAAGTAGATgtctatatgtatatgattcGATGATGGGAGGATCTGTTCATTCAAGGAAAGTCAAAGAAGCCGTTGATAAGCTTGCAACCATGATTCCTTTATTTCTGACGAGCACAGGTTTTTATGGCAAAAGGCTTGATTTGTATGCGAATAATCTCCCTGATTATCAACAGAAGTCTCACTCTGAACCTCTAAGTATCAAGAATGTTACACATGTTCCTCAACAAGAAGAAAGTTCAAA TGATTGTGGTTTATACACATCTCTTTTTGCTGAATACATGAGCAATGGAGTTTTTGATATGTCACATATTGATATTGATTCAACATATCATCGTCAAAGATATGCAACATTACTTTGGCATTATGGGAAATCAAAGAATGATGAAGGCGCAATCAGTGAAAGTGAAGTTACAGGAACAGTTGCTAGCAAGAAGGGTGGACCTCGAACTCATAAAGAACAAGTTATGGACACCACCAATTATCCTACTCCAAAATTCCGTATCAGGAAGTAG
- the LOC107018942 gene encoding receptor-like protein kinase HERK 1, with product MRSKYSKETTYISDTTSYRFPVESSRISFAALQEATNNFNSNSLIGLGGFGTVYRGVLCDGTKVALKRCKLESSQGIEEFQTEIEMLSHFRHPYLVSLIGYCDENNVTILIFKYMENGSLSSHMYGSYLPTMTWEQRLEICIGAARGLHYLRKNAVIHRDVKSANILLDENFVAKITDFGVSKTRTELDQTHVSTVVKGTLGYLDPEYVIRGKLTEKSDVYSFGVVLFEVLCARPAIGHYISKGMVTLAAWAMDSHKKGQLEQIVDPNLAAKIRPESLSKFGETAVKCLADSGVDRPSMGDVLWNLEYALHLQEPVIQDDPEENNTILIGANQ from the coding sequence ATGAGAAGCAAGTATTCCAAGGAAACAACTTACATAAGTGATACTACGAGTTATCGCTTTCCTGTTGAAAGTAGTCGAATTTCTTTTGCAGCTTTGCAGGAAGCAACAAACAACTTTAATAGCAACTCTTTAATTGGATTGGGTGGCTTTGGGACAGTTTACAGGGGTGTTTTGTGTGATGGCACAAAAGTGGCATTGAAAAGGTGTAAGCTTGAGTCCTCACAAGGTATTGAAGAGTTCCAAACAGAAATTGAGATGCTCTCTCACTTCCGCCATCCCTATCTGGTTTCATTGATTGGATATTGTGATGAAAATAATGTGACGATTCTAATATTTAAGTATATGGAGAATGGGAGCCTCAGTAGCCATATGTATGGGTCATATCTACCGACTATGACCTGGGAGCAGAGACTGGAGATATGCATCGGGGCAGCCAGAGGTCTTCATTACCTTCGTAAGAATGCAGTTATACATCGTGATGTCAAGTCTGCAAATATattgcttgatgagaattttgtTGCAAAAATTACTGATTTTGGAGTATCCAAGACTAGGACTGAGCTTGATCAAACCCATGTAAGCACAGTCGTGAAAGGAACTTTGGGCTACCTTGACCCTGAATATGTTATACGGGGAAAGCTGACAGAGAAATCTGATGTTTATTCTTTCGGTGTTGTGTTATTCGAAGTTCTTTGTGCTAGGCCTGCCATAGGTCATTATATTTCGAAGGGGATGGTGACTTTAGCTGCATGGGCAATGGATTCTCATAAGAAGGGACAGTTGGAACAAATCGTAGATCCCAATCTTGCAGCCAAAATAAGACCAGAGTCCCTCAGTAAGTTTGGAGAAACAGCGGTGAAATGCTTAGCTGATTCTGGTGTAGATAGGCCATCTATGGGTGATGTGCTGTGGAATCTCGAGTATGCACTTCATCTCCAAGAGCCTGTCATTCAAGATGATCCTGAAGAAAACAATACCATTCTTATTGGGGCAAATCAATGA